A DNA window from Candidatus Poribacteria bacterium contains the following coding sequences:
- a CDS encoding GH32 C-terminal domain-containing protein — protein MELRLERRYINLPVKNGAPKRRMRFIVDGKAVREFEIELAEGDPDFWAFLDISTFTGRKAALEVDGLDESSGAFDLIHQDDIIEGSEDLYREKYRPQFHFSTRRGWSNDPNGLIYYKGEYHLFYQHNPYGCGWGDMHWGHAVSRDLVHWEELPIALYPHHFGDHCFSGSAVVDVGNTAGFKTGDEEVIVAAFTSTERGECIAYSNDRGRTFTDYEGNPVVKHRGRDPKLIWYEPAEHWIMAVYDEFDEGRYIAFYASSDLKNWEFRSRIEGYYECPEIFELPVDGDGDNKRWVVYAADGDYAIGSFDGRRFITESGKHRFSYGNCFYASQTWNNIPPEYGRRIQIAWGRVNMPGMPFNQMMLFPVELTLRTTEDGIRMFAEPVREVELLHGEGWVWRDKPLGEGENLLAGIEGDLFHIRSEFELKGADRIGFRIRSIPVTYDVRERRLECQGCEAPLKPLGDKIRLEILVDRTSIEIFANDGRIYMPIGVIPPDEDRSLEIFALGGEVLVRSMEIYEMRSAWRR, from the coding sequence ATGGAACTGAGACTTGAGAGGAGATATATCAACCTCCCGGTAAAAAACGGGGCCCCGAAGCGGAGGATGAGATTCATAGTTGACGGGAAGGCGGTTCGCGAGTTTGAGATCGAACTGGCGGAAGGTGATCCCGATTTCTGGGCCTTCCTCGACATAAGCACTTTCACAGGGAGAAAAGCCGCTCTGGAGGTCGACGGACTGGATGAAAGCTCCGGAGCATTTGATCTGATCCATCAGGACGACATCATCGAAGGTTCAGAGGACCTCTACAGGGAGAAGTACCGACCTCAATTCCATTTCTCCACCCGACGAGGTTGGAGCAACGATCCCAACGGGCTGATCTACTACAAGGGTGAATACCATCTGTTCTATCAGCATAATCCCTATGGCTGCGGATGGGGCGATATGCATTGGGGACATGCTGTAAGCAGGGATCTCGTTCATTGGGAGGAGTTACCCATCGCCCTATATCCACACCACTTCGGCGACCACTGCTTCTCCGGCAGCGCCGTGGTGGACGTGGGAAACACCGCCGGATTTAAGACGGGCGATGAGGAGGTCATCGTCGCCGCCTTCACCAGCACGGAGCGCGGCGAGTGCATCGCCTATAGCAACGATCGCGGCCGCACGTTCACCGATTACGAGGGCAATCCTGTGGTCAAGCACCGCGGGCGCGATCCGAAGCTCATCTGGTATGAGCCCGCCGAACACTGGATTATGGCGGTCTACGATGAGTTCGATGAGGGACGCTACATCGCCTTTTACGCCTCCTCGGACTTGAAAAATTGGGAGTTCCGAAGCCGGATCGAAGGATATTACGAGTGCCCCGAGATCTTCGAGCTGCCAGTGGACGGCGATGGAGATAATAAGAGATGGGTTGTATACGCCGCCGACGGAGATTACGCTATCGGCTCGTTCGATGGGAGGAGGTTCATAACCGAATCCGGCAAACATCGCTTCAGCTACGGCAACTGTTTCTATGCGTCCCAGACCTGGAACAACATTCCGCCCGAGTATGGACGGCGCATCCAAATCGCCTGGGGGCGGGTGAACATGCCCGGAATGCCGTTCAATCAGATGATGCTCTTCCCCGTCGAGCTGACCCTGCGGACGACGGAGGATGGCATACGCATGTTCGCCGAACCGGTGAGGGAGGTGGAACTGTTACATGGGGAGGGGTGGGTTTGGAGGGATAAGCCGCTGGGAGAGGGCGAAAACCTCCTGGCCGGAATTGAAGGGGATCTCTTTCACATTCGATCCGAGTTCGAGCTGAAGGGGGCCGATAGGATCGGCTTCCGCATACGAAGCATACCCGTTACCTACGACGTGAGGGAAAGACGATTGGAGTGTCAGGGCTGTGAGGCACCCCTTAAGCCCCTAGGGGATAAAATCCGTTTGGAGATCCTGGTCGATCGAACCTCGATCGAGATCTTCGCCAATGACGGCCGAATCTATATGCCCATCGGCGTGATCCCACCAGATGAGGATAGGAGCCTCGAGATCTTCGCCCTTGGCGGGGAGGTCCTGGTGAGATCGATGGAGATATATGAGATGAGATCGGCGTGGAGGAGGTAA
- a CDS encoding type II toxin-antitoxin system HicA family toxin, with protein MSRLTPMTYREVVRRLRAAGFVFDRQAKGSHEIWYNPRTRRRTTVPHHPGVLPLGTLRAIIREAGLTVREFLSAGEPSQRTKP; from the coding sequence ATGAGCCGTTTAACCCCGATGACATATCGGGAAGTCGTGCGGCGTTTGCGGGCGGCAGGTTTCGTCTTCGATAGGCAAGCCAAAGGTAGCCATGAAATCTGGTATAACCCGCGGACCCGTCGGCGAACTACTGTCCCACACCACCCCGGCGTCCTTCCGCTTGGCACACTACGCGCCATTATTCGCGAAGCAGGATTGACTGTGCGAGAATTTTTGAGCGCTGGTGAGCCTTCCCAGAGGACAAAGCCTTGA
- a CDS encoding VWA domain-containing protein: MRRSGGRTTIGLIMRGAAVLCLLLALVDLKLPMYHNRPAIAFLLDISESVGKIEDGLRELRKYVRSLPKGSKWCLIVFARYPSLEIPLTEEKDLAPDRIVSTIDRGRTDIESAIKLALSVLPSDMPRRIVILSDGNQNLNDASSLIPLLRAERAEVYAVPIYRHLGGEVLLDPNERHPRSVRIGAPIELVAIARSLSKAKGRITVYRNGEIIKHLNLSIKSGINPIRVVDRIEGEGNYEYRFHLEAEPDTIPNNNDAYAWISVKGRPSLLFVGDRKEGGYFLDLARKNGILGEIQQPNHFPDDVSKLANKDVIIIGNLPSNAFNEAQMEAIRLFANQIGGGVLILGGDRAFGAGGYFNTPIEKLSPVNMDPRGKEQRMALVALVDKSGSMANYVGTDRKIDLAEAALESAIRSLRGDDLFGCIAFDAKPRIVFPLGRVEDREALIKKARSISPGSGTNLYAALKLAYNWLRRVDLPFRHVIAVTDGRSQGNFPPLVRRMAANGITISAIAVGDEARGILTEIARDGKGRYYDLDDLSQLPNVFVREIHSTRDLIVEGRFTPILKMKHPIISGIGSLPPLDGYVATSEKGAAQVILASDRGDPILSVWRYGLGKVAAFTSQIGGKWGKEWARWKEGSKFWLQLIRWLMPQRERSELNLSIENGRGVARIEMIDKRGYPVTGLVLQARVIGPDSDVQTIPMEEISAGRYEAKFNLLSLGRYAVSIVIPKARGNELLVASGSLYLPYSPEYSNLTINASLLRRLAAGTGGVYQADPEIVGKPVRSPHRSLRPIWRWLILASVILVMLELIMRKVKIRSAPSPSSPKPADIPPEGDEEDRYIERLLKIRSYSHRV; this comes from the coding sequence TTGAGACGATCTGGAGGGAGAACGACCATAGGGCTGATCATGAGAGGTGCTGCGGTATTGTGTCTCCTCCTCGCCCTCGTCGATTTGAAGCTGCCCATGTATCATAACAGACCTGCTATCGCCTTTCTGCTTGATATCTCGGAGAGCGTCGGGAAGATAGAAGATGGTCTTAGAGAGCTTAGGAAATACGTTCGTTCCCTGCCGAAAGGCTCGAAATGGTGTCTGATCGTCTTCGCCAGGTATCCTTCGCTGGAGATCCCCCTCACCGAGGAGAAGGATTTGGCGCCTGACCGGATCGTTTCGACGATCGATCGGGGCAGAACGGATATCGAATCGGCGATCAAACTGGCCCTCTCCGTCCTGCCTTCGGATATGCCGCGCAGGATCGTGATCCTTAGCGACGGCAATCAAAACCTCAACGATGCCTCCTCACTGATACCCCTCCTCAGGGCTGAAAGGGCGGAGGTCTACGCCGTCCCCATATATAGACATCTCGGCGGCGAGGTGTTGCTCGATCCAAACGAGAGGCATCCACGGTCGGTCAGGATCGGAGCTCCTATCGAACTAGTCGCTATAGCGCGGAGCCTCTCCAAGGCTAAAGGTAGGATCACCGTATATCGAAACGGCGAGATCATAAAACATCTGAATCTCTCGATTAAGAGCGGGATCAATCCGATTCGCGTGGTGGACCGGATAGAGGGGGAGGGGAACTACGAATATAGATTTCACCTTGAGGCTGAGCCGGATACCATACCCAACAACAATGATGCTTATGCTTGGATCTCCGTGAAAGGCAGACCCTCGTTGCTGTTCGTCGGAGACAGAAAGGAGGGGGGATATTTCCTCGATCTGGCGCGTAAGAACGGGATTTTAGGGGAGATCCAGCAGCCGAACCATTTCCCCGATGACGTCTCCAAGCTTGCAAATAAGGATGTGATCATAATCGGGAATCTACCTTCAAATGCATTCAATGAGGCCCAGATGGAGGCCATTCGGCTTTTCGCCAATCAGATTGGCGGAGGCGTACTGATACTGGGTGGCGATAGAGCTTTCGGTGCAGGAGGATATTTTAACACTCCGATTGAGAAACTCTCGCCGGTTAATATGGACCCGAGGGGTAAGGAGCAGCGGATGGCGCTCGTCGCCCTCGTGGACAAATCGGGCAGCATGGCCAACTACGTCGGGACGGATAGGAAGATAGATCTGGCCGAGGCGGCTCTCGAATCGGCCATCAGATCGCTGAGAGGGGATGATCTTTTCGGATGCATCGCATTCGACGCCAAACCCAGAATCGTCTTCCCCCTGGGCAGGGTGGAGGATCGGGAGGCACTCATCAAAAAGGCGAGATCCATCTCACCTGGAAGCGGCACGAACCTCTATGCTGCCCTGAAGCTCGCATATAACTGGCTTCGTCGGGTCGATCTCCCTTTCAGACACGTCATAGCGGTCACAGATGGCAGAAGTCAAGGGAATTTCCCACCGCTGGTCCGCAGGATGGCCGCGAACGGAATCACCATCTCAGCCATAGCGGTGGGGGACGAGGCTCGTGGGATACTCACTGAGATCGCACGAGACGGTAAAGGAAGATATTATGACCTCGACGACCTCAGCCAGCTTCCGAACGTCTTTGTCAGAGAGATCCACTCGACGAGAGATCTGATCGTGGAGGGCAGATTCACGCCGATCCTCAAGATGAAACACCCTATAATTTCGGGCATCGGTTCTCTGCCACCCCTCGACGGATATGTCGCTACATCGGAAAAGGGGGCCGCGCAGGTGATCCTCGCCTCGGATAGAGGCGATCCGATACTATCGGTCTGGAGATACGGGCTCGGCAAGGTCGCCGCCTTCACCTCTCAGATCGGCGGTAAATGGGGGAAGGAATGGGCGAGATGGAAGGAGGGATCAAAGTTCTGGCTGCAGCTCATAAGATGGTTGATGCCGCAAAGGGAAAGGTCAGAATTGAATCTGAGCATCGAAAACGGCAGAGGAGTAGCCAGAATTGAGATGATCGATAAAAGAGGATATCCGGTCACGGGATTGGTTCTTCAGGCAAGGGTGATAGGTCCTGATTCCGACGTTCAGACCATTCCAATGGAGGAAATATCGGCGGGGAGATATGAGGCCAAGTTTAATCTGCTCTCACTGGGGAGATATGCCGTGTCGATCGTGATACCTAAAGCCAGGGGAAATGAGCTGCTTGTGGCGAGTGGATCGCTTTACCTCCCATACTCGCCGGAATACTCCAACTTGACGATCAACGCCTCATTGCTCAGAAGACTCGCTGCCGGGACAGGAGGGGTATATCAGGCCGATCCCGAGATCGTCGGGAAACCGGTGAGATCTCCCCATCGTTCCCTGAGGCCGATATGGAGATGGCTTATCTTGGCCTCGGTGATCCTCGTCATGCTGGAGTTGATCATGCGAAAGGTGAAGATCAGATCCGCCCCATCTCCCTCATCACCGAAACCCGCTGATATCCCCCCAGAGGGGGATGAGGAGGATAGGTATATTGAAAGGTTATTGAAGATACGCTCGTACTCTCATAGAGTGTAA
- a CDS encoding class I SAM-dependent methyltransferase, which translates to MEEIRVKCDYPNLSEEENIEIAIREMKGYGMLPEDGDYDRERFAALRKAVRENFEIPWTSITPPMERLLYAIAAIHRPRNVVGIGIFCGNTLVWNVGPACGPGKVYQAEHLVGVDVDEKAIHIARDNFKRIGASDEVEILAEDGHAVLERIDYPIDLLYLDAHGPLPGTSGPSTKLIYLTLLERAYDRIPPGGIVVAHDTLPEWFIRTAGKYLEFVRDRSNFRISLSIQPDKEGIEVSLK; encoded by the coding sequence ATGGAGGAGATCAGGGTCAAATGCGATTATCCCAACCTCTCCGAGGAGGAGAACATAGAGATCGCCATCAGGGAGATGAAGGGATACGGGATGTTGCCCGAAGATGGGGATTACGATCGTGAGAGGTTCGCCGCCCTCAGGAAGGCCGTTAGGGAAAATTTCGAGATCCCATGGACCAGCATCACCCCTCCTATGGAGAGGCTTCTCTACGCTATAGCGGCCATTCATCGTCCGCGTAACGTCGTCGGCATAGGCATCTTCTGCGGAAACACACTCGTGTGGAACGTAGGCCCTGCGTGTGGGCCCGGCAAGGTCTATCAGGCCGAACATCTGGTCGGTGTGGATGTGGATGAGAAGGCGATCCATATAGCCAGGGATAACTTCAAGAGAATAGGTGCGTCGGACGAGGTTGAGATACTCGCCGAGGACGGGCATGCCGTGTTGGAGAGGATAGATTACCCGATAGATCTGCTCTATCTGGACGCGCACGGCCCACTCCCGGGAACCAGCGGCCCCAGCACAAAGCTGATCTACCTGACCTTACTCGAAAGGGCCTATGACAGGATACCGCCGGGAGGAATCGTCGTCGCGCATGATACGTTGCCCGAATGGTTTATCCGGACTGCGGGGAAATACCTGGAATTCGTCCGAGATAGATCCAACTTCCGAATCAGCCTTTCCATTCAACCCGATAAGGAGGGGATTGAGGTGAGTCTCAAGTAG